One Haloterrigena salifodinae DNA window includes the following coding sequences:
- a CDS encoding O-methyltransferase, whose amino-acid sequence MPNILTDVTSEYLASMEPPADDLVAEMEAHAAEDGIPIASRSVAKLQAILARGTDTGRALEFGTAIGYSTLHVARTGTDVVTTEVDGERIDAAVDYLERDGIDVTVTDDPMTIDAEPTGDGTVFIVEGPALETVPRLDGPFDLVFLDAIKSEYEEYLAESLPLLTAGGMVVADNLLRGGRVAAAAADTETDDIEAEYGSSVAALREFNEVFIDHDALEAVITPQGDGTGVAVKTSDAP is encoded by the coding sequence ATGCCGAACATTCTAACCGACGTGACGAGCGAGTACCTCGCATCAATGGAACCGCCCGCCGACGATCTCGTCGCGGAAATGGAGGCCCACGCGGCCGAGGACGGCATTCCGATCGCCAGCCGCTCGGTCGCGAAGCTGCAGGCGATCCTCGCCCGCGGGACCGACACCGGCCGCGCGCTCGAGTTCGGAACCGCCATCGGCTACTCGACGCTGCACGTCGCCCGAACCGGTACCGACGTCGTCACGACCGAGGTCGACGGCGAACGGATCGACGCCGCCGTCGATTACCTCGAGCGCGACGGCATCGACGTCACCGTGACCGACGATCCGATGACGATCGACGCCGAACCCACCGGAGACGGGACCGTGTTCATCGTTGAGGGTCCCGCTCTGGAGACGGTGCCTCGACTCGACGGCCCGTTCGATCTCGTTTTCCTCGACGCCATCAAATCGGAGTACGAGGAGTATCTGGCCGAATCGCTGCCGCTGTTGACGGCGGGCGGGATGGTCGTCGCGGACAATCTCCTCCGCGGCGGTCGGGTCGCTGCAGCTGCGGCGGATACCGAGACTGACGATATCGAAGCGGAATACGGCTCGTCGGTAGCCGCACTTCGCGAGTTCAACGAGGTGTTCATCGATCACGACGCCCTTGAGGCAGTCATCACGCCCCAGGGCGACGGGACCGGCGTCGCCGTCAAAACGTCGGACGCGCCGTGA
- the gatB gene encoding Asp-tRNA(Asn)/Glu-tRNA(Gln) amidotransferase subunit GatB — MTAQTVQQGDLVTVIGLEVHVQLETDTKIFCGCATEQTDEPNENVCPVCLGLPGALPVLNEAAVEAAVKIGKAIDADIPEETRFHRKNYYYPDLPKNFQITQYDEPICADGELEVSVEGERRTVAIERAHLEEDPGSLQHVGGGGGIDSAEYTLVDYNRAGTPLMEIVTAPDFRSPAEVRAFLAELEEVLEYLGVFDAERDGSLRIDANLSIIPEEEIDGDDTDEIGMDALEAANRTEVKNISSHKGAEKALAYEETRQKNAIQRGRAVEQETRHWDESRGITVSMRSKEEEKDYRYFEEADLPPLRVSGWKDEIAIPELPSARRERFQEEYGLSEEAASKLTSTKQVADFYEDVAGEFDPDLAATWVADNLLGELNYRDMEITDIAGRLEEVSRLVELVAEDEITAKNARETVLRSMLDDGAAPDEIVEQEGLGKTGEDEVQQAVVEAIDENPDAVDDYESGDDGAINFLVGQVMQKTGGSADPGDVNQLLRAELE; from the coding sequence ATGACTGCCCAGACCGTCCAGCAGGGCGACCTCGTGACCGTCATCGGCCTCGAGGTCCACGTCCAGCTGGAGACCGACACGAAGATCTTCTGTGGCTGTGCGACCGAACAGACCGACGAGCCCAACGAAAACGTCTGCCCGGTCTGTCTCGGCCTGCCGGGCGCGCTACCCGTCTTGAACGAGGCCGCCGTCGAGGCCGCCGTCAAGATCGGGAAGGCGATCGACGCCGACATCCCCGAGGAGACCCGGTTCCACCGGAAGAACTACTACTACCCCGACCTGCCGAAGAACTTCCAGATCACCCAGTACGACGAGCCGATCTGCGCCGACGGCGAACTCGAGGTCTCCGTCGAGGGCGAGCGCCGGACGGTGGCGATCGAACGGGCCCACCTAGAGGAGGACCCGGGCAGCCTCCAGCACGTCGGCGGCGGTGGCGGCATCGATTCGGCGGAGTACACCCTCGTCGACTACAACCGCGCGGGGACGCCGCTGATGGAGATCGTCACGGCGCCGGACTTCCGCAGCCCCGCGGAGGTGCGCGCCTTCTTGGCCGAACTCGAGGAAGTCCTCGAGTACCTAGGCGTCTTCGACGCGGAACGCGACGGCAGCCTGCGCATCGACGCCAACCTCTCGATCATCCCCGAGGAGGAGATCGACGGCGACGACACCGACGAGATCGGGATGGACGCGCTCGAGGCCGCCAACCGGACGGAGGTCAAGAACATCTCGAGTCACAAGGGCGCGGAGAAGGCCCTGGCCTACGAGGAGACCCGCCAGAAGAACGCCATCCAGCGCGGCCGCGCGGTCGAGCAGGAGACCCGCCACTGGGACGAGTCCCGCGGGATCACTGTCTCGATGCGCTCGAAGGAAGAGGAAAAGGACTACCGGTACTTCGAGGAGGCCGACCTCCCGCCGCTGCGCGTCTCCGGCTGGAAGGACGAGATCGCGATCCCGGAACTCCCCTCGGCCCGCCGCGAGCGGTTCCAGGAGGAGTACGGACTGAGCGAGGAGGCCGCCTCGAAGCTCACGTCGACCAAGCAGGTCGCGGACTTCTACGAGGACGTCGCCGGCGAGTTCGACCCCGACCTCGCGGCGACGTGGGTCGCGGACAACCTGCTCGGCGAACTCAACTACCGCGACATGGAAATCACGGACATCGCGGGCCGCCTCGAGGAAGTCTCCCGGCTCGTCGAACTCGTCGCCGAGGATGAGATCACGGCGAAGAACGCCCGCGAGACCGTCCTCCGGTCGATGCTCGACGACGGCGCGGCGCCGGACGAGATCGTCGAACAGGAGGGCCTGGGCAAAACGGGCGAGGATGAGGTCCAGCAGGCCGTCGTCGAGGCCATCGACGAGAACCCCGACGCCGTCGACGACTACGAGAGCGGCGACGACGGCGCGATCAACTTCCTCGTCGGCCAGGTCATGCAGAAAACGGGAGGAAGTGCTGACCCCGGCGACGTCAACCAGTTGCTGCGAGCCGAACTCGAGTAA
- a CDS encoding WD40/YVTN/BNR-like repeat-containing protein yields the protein MTGRPRTRRAVLAAVGTAAGTLSLAGCADTDSEWIAADVPTDAALYDVAQTATGAYAVGEDGVVLARDGGDWTVRLKNGLSEAGDGLRSAAVTSNGRAMWVAGDSGALGLYDVVADRAVDFSAPKEKTTSWTAIAAAGLAGDERLTAINSSGELLRGRRDGADVAWGEVTKPGSGSSVTDVDLTPLAYGYVVDTDGGVFESRDGGVSWSRIGLEGAGVDFAAVAATDSGHVSVAGGNGVVYTYNGVNWSRTTLGEQPIAALTRDRDTALAVSSAGVIYERGFDGWTELADLQPGNELRSVALGTARSPQLVVGESGTVYERRY from the coding sequence GTGACCGGACGCCCACGCACCCGGCGTGCCGTCCTCGCCGCGGTTGGAACGGCGGCCGGAACGCTCTCGCTCGCCGGCTGTGCCGACACCGACAGCGAGTGGATCGCCGCCGACGTCCCCACCGACGCGGCGCTGTACGACGTGGCCCAAACCGCGACGGGAGCCTACGCCGTCGGCGAGGACGGGGTCGTCCTCGCCCGGGACGGCGGCGACTGGACCGTTCGGCTCAAAAACGGACTCTCCGAGGCGGGCGACGGTCTGCGCTCCGCGGCGGTCACGAGCAACGGCCGGGCGATGTGGGTCGCCGGCGATAGCGGCGCGCTCGGGCTCTACGACGTCGTCGCCGACCGAGCCGTCGACTTCTCGGCCCCGAAGGAGAAGACGACGTCGTGGACGGCCATCGCGGCGGCCGGGCTGGCCGGCGACGAGCGACTCACGGCCATCAACAGTTCCGGCGAACTCCTCCGCGGTCGACGCGACGGCGCAGACGTCGCGTGGGGCGAGGTGACGAAGCCCGGCAGCGGCTCGAGCGTCACCGACGTCGACCTCACGCCGCTGGCGTACGGCTACGTCGTCGACACCGACGGCGGCGTCTTCGAGTCGCGCGACGGCGGGGTCTCGTGGAGCCGCATCGGGCTCGAGGGTGCAGGAGTCGACTTCGCGGCGGTCGCGGCGACGGACAGCGGTCACGTCTCGGTCGCCGGCGGCAACGGCGTCGTCTACACCTACAACGGCGTCAACTGGTCGCGAACGACGCTGGGCGAGCAGCCGATCGCGGCGCTCACACGGGACCGCGACACCGCGCTGGCGGTCTCGTCGGCGGGAGTGATCTACGAGCGCGGCTTCGACGGCTGGACCGAGCTCGCCGACCTCCAGCCGGGGAACGAACTGCGGTCGGTCGCGCTCGGCACTGCCCGGTCGCCGCAACTGGTTGTCGGCGAGTCCGGAACCGTCTACGAGCGGCGGTACTGA
- a CDS encoding TIGR00341 family protein — protein MRLLTVLTDSQSTTDEVRAVIDRHDLEYSLAGYDDDNDWTITVPAPAHAVEPLVDELQSVAGNVTIVVEEPMAIVGNEWDGANERRGEWLSFERISRSELRSKARSQLPSLVIFAAMTAISGVVATTGVLLDSLAVLVGAMVIAPLLGPAMASSVATVLDERRLFVRGVELQLTGIGVAMASALAFAAFARTSSVVTAAVDLDASLGLGSHGLPPSLLVTVAVCSGIAGGLGMTTTGITDLIGVMIAAAIMPPIGVVGVGVAWGEPAAVLGSLVVVAVNLIAINVGAIATLWTVGFHPSDRSRIRTTRGAIIRRIVLLLALLLAALRLLETVSSGL, from the coding sequence ATGCGCCTCTTGACGGTGCTCACCGACTCGCAGTCGACGACCGACGAGGTCAGAGCGGTTATCGACCGCCACGACCTCGAGTACAGCCTCGCCGGTTACGACGACGACAACGACTGGACGATCACCGTTCCCGCACCCGCTCACGCGGTAGAACCGTTGGTGGACGAGCTTCAGTCGGTCGCCGGGAACGTCACTATCGTCGTCGAGGAGCCGATGGCGATCGTCGGCAACGAGTGGGACGGCGCAAACGAACGACGCGGCGAGTGGCTCTCCTTCGAGCGAATCTCCCGGAGCGAACTGCGCTCGAAGGCCCGTTCACAGTTACCCTCGCTGGTCATCTTCGCCGCGATGACGGCGATCAGCGGCGTCGTCGCCACCACCGGCGTCCTGCTGGACTCGCTGGCGGTGCTGGTCGGCGCGATGGTGATCGCCCCCCTGCTCGGTCCCGCGATGGCCTCGAGTGTCGCGACCGTCCTCGACGAGCGCCGGCTGTTCGTCCGCGGCGTCGAACTCCAGCTCACCGGTATCGGCGTGGCGATGGCCAGCGCGCTCGCGTTCGCGGCGTTCGCGCGGACGTCGTCGGTGGTCACCGCCGCGGTCGACCTCGATGCGAGCCTCGGACTGGGCAGTCACGGCCTCCCGCCGTCGCTGCTGGTGACCGTCGCGGTCTGTTCGGGCATCGCCGGCGGGCTTGGGATGACGACGACCGGCATCACGGACCTCATCGGCGTGATGATCGCGGCCGCGATCATGCCGCCGATCGGCGTGGTCGGCGTCGGCGTCGCGTGGGGCGAACCCGCGGCGGTGCTCGGGTCTCTAGTCGTCGTCGCCGTCAACCTCATCGCGATCAACGTCGGCGCCATCGCGACCCTCTGGACCGTCGGCTTCCACCCCTCCGACCGCTCCCGAATCAGGACGACGCGGGGCGCCATCATTCGACGGATCGTCCTGTTGCTCGCGCTGTTACTGGCCGCGCTCCGATTGCTCGAGACCGTCTCCAGCGGGCTCTGA
- a CDS encoding permease translates to MHAVIHPVTDAYSLVAAQTRLLVSLVVATVDHGPIPLAASARGPPLGIGPVSPAPNEGSLEFAARLAGLLGAVLLRLLEAAIIAFEMAWETWWALVLGFTITGAVQEFVSEDRLTDYLGDDGWREVGYGALFGASSSSCSFSAVATTRSLFTKGASAAASLGAFQFASTDLVLELALVVTLLLGWQFAAAEIVGGLVAVGVLAVVYRRFVPQSWIERARAHARALQEIECATCGMAVDPTDEETIAAEFDGERRHFCCGGCRNAYDPSTDRDPVTAGPELLSGDRWRSATANAIREWDMLWRDVVLGFAIAGLLAAFVPTAWWTAVFGVGAEGSVLRLVSNVVLGAIVGVVTFLCSVGNVPFAVVLWQNGVSFGGVLAFIFADLVILPLVRTYRRYYGTRMAAVIAVAFFLAAVVAGLVVELVFGGLGLVPPAGAAGGTVSGTYTALFNVVAVPIFAVQVYVALEPEQRVRIGNRLAPHIAGIVIRTQQFLERIAYALEDRGLK, encoded by the coding sequence ATGCACGCAGTCATCCACCCGGTTACCGACGCCTACAGCCTCGTGGCCGCGCAGACGCGACTGCTCGTCTCGCTGGTGGTAGCGACGGTCGACCACGGACCGATCCCTCTCGCCGCGAGCGCTCGCGGGCCGCCACTCGGTATCGGACCCGTCTCCCCGGCTCCGAACGAAGGGAGCCTCGAGTTCGCGGCCCGACTCGCCGGCCTGCTCGGCGCGGTCCTGTTACGGCTCCTCGAGGCCGCGATCATCGCCTTCGAGATGGCCTGGGAGACGTGGTGGGCGCTCGTCCTCGGATTCACGATCACCGGCGCGGTCCAGGAGTTCGTCTCCGAAGACCGGCTCACCGACTACCTCGGCGACGACGGCTGGCGCGAGGTCGGCTACGGGGCCCTCTTCGGCGCGTCATCCTCGAGTTGCTCGTTCTCCGCGGTGGCGACGACCCGGTCGCTGTTCACTAAGGGTGCATCGGCCGCGGCCAGTCTAGGTGCGTTCCAGTTCGCGAGCACGGACCTCGTGCTCGAACTCGCGCTGGTCGTCACGCTCCTGCTGGGCTGGCAGTTCGCCGCGGCGGAGATCGTCGGCGGCCTCGTCGCCGTCGGCGTCCTCGCGGTGGTGTACCGACGGTTCGTCCCCCAATCGTGGATCGAACGCGCTCGAGCACACGCGCGGGCGCTACAGGAGATCGAGTGTGCGACCTGTGGGATGGCCGTGGATCCGACCGACGAGGAGACCATCGCGGCCGAGTTCGACGGCGAGCGGCGACACTTCTGCTGTGGCGGCTGTCGCAACGCGTATGATCCGTCGACCGATCGCGACCCCGTTACAGCGGGCCCCGAACTGCTGTCGGGCGACCGCTGGCGGTCGGCGACCGCGAACGCGATCCGCGAATGGGACATGCTCTGGCGGGACGTCGTCCTCGGTTTCGCCATCGCCGGCCTGCTGGCTGCGTTCGTGCCGACCGCGTGGTGGACCGCCGTCTTCGGCGTCGGCGCCGAGGGCAGCGTCCTGCGGCTCGTTTCGAACGTCGTCCTCGGCGCCATCGTCGGCGTGGTGACGTTCCTCTGTTCGGTCGGCAACGTCCCCTTCGCGGTCGTGCTCTGGCAGAACGGCGTCTCCTTCGGCGGCGTGCTCGCGTTCATCTTCGCGGATCTGGTGATCCTGCCGCTGGTCCGCACCTACCGGCGATACTACGGCACCCGGATGGCCGCCGTGATCGCCGTCGCGTTCTTCCTCGCGGCGGTCGTCGCCGGCCTCGTCGTCGAACTCGTCTTCGGCGGGCTCGGCCTCGTCCCGCCCGCGGGCGCGGCCGGCGGCACGGTGTCGGGGACGTACACGGCACTGTTCAACGTCGTCGCCGTCCCGATCTTCGCCGTACAGGTGTACGTCGCCCTCGAGCCCGAACAGCGCGTCCGCATCGGAAACCGCCTCGCACCCCACATCGCCGGGATCGTCATCCGCACCCAGCAGTTCCTCGAGCGGATCGCCTACGCGCTCGAGGACCGCGGGCTGAAGTAA
- a CDS encoding transporter, translating into MTQHPTDAADRTDPIRIVCLVALATSHGLIRLAERYLPEFVVAIGSGPIVAGALVSLGLGVAVAASRRSSDADAGPTSDLAPAAAAVASVLVAAVGLLAWAGAPTLDALLGTPLSALGWLAVGIVLLQAWYVRGPVRDLWPTDTRAAAPPSSAVPARDETSIRRGAIDGRRTWIVVGALGLAAAAVFAAAAVASAGGVRAGFTIVAATGAAVTLVGAVALGSAGERTSTLAGRVLGDGLAEGNRDGESETHRDETTTAAPADAESPLGAVSSAASRLPDRRRWAVIGDALVRVALAGSWPFLILLVVEYRSIGLSIGGLSLAPAAVFGLFVLAEAAGAVVGAVAAPALASRLDRRAVLAVGLAVVSLLPMGLVAAPSNAGIVAVLFALLGCRTAIEPLRPTVGESARVAPVPGPRLPDAVGTAVQVAVVPAPLIGGLLYAVDPIFAFTIATTVGLLGVRELGRAFAFGRP; encoded by the coding sequence ATGACCCAACACCCGACAGACGCCGCCGACCGCACCGATCCGATCCGGATCGTCTGTCTCGTCGCGCTCGCGACGAGCCACGGGCTGATCCGCCTCGCCGAACGATACCTCCCCGAGTTCGTCGTCGCGATCGGCTCCGGGCCGATCGTCGCCGGCGCGCTGGTGTCGCTCGGACTGGGCGTCGCCGTCGCGGCGTCCCGGCGCTCGAGCGACGCCGACGCCGGTCCGACGAGCGACCTCGCGCCCGCCGCGGCCGCGGTGGCGTCGGTGCTCGTCGCCGCGGTCGGCCTCCTCGCGTGGGCGGGTGCGCCGACGCTCGACGCCCTGCTGGGAACGCCGCTGTCGGCGCTGGGGTGGCTCGCGGTCGGGATCGTCCTCCTGCAAGCGTGGTACGTCCGCGGCCCCGTGCGGGACCTGTGGCCGACCGATACGCGCGCGGCGGCACCGCCCTCGAGCGCGGTGCCCGCCCGCGACGAGACGTCGATCCGGCGCGGTGCCATCGACGGGCGACGAACGTGGATCGTCGTCGGCGCGCTCGGCCTCGCCGCGGCGGCCGTGTTCGCGGCGGCCGCCGTCGCGAGCGCCGGCGGAGTCCGCGCGGGCTTCACAATCGTCGCCGCGACCGGTGCCGCGGTCACCCTCGTCGGCGCGGTCGCGCTGGGGTCTGCGGGGGAACGAACGTCGACCCTCGCCGGGAGAGTGCTCGGCGATGGCCTCGCGGAGGGCAACCGAGACGGCGAGAGTGAGACGCACAGGGACGAGACGACCACCGCTGCGCCGGCCGACGCGGAGTCCCCGCTCGGCGCGGTCAGCAGCGCCGCCTCGAGGCTCCCCGACCGCCGCCGCTGGGCGGTCATCGGCGACGCTCTCGTTCGGGTCGCCCTCGCCGGGAGCTGGCCGTTCCTGATCCTGCTGGTCGTCGAGTACCGTTCGATCGGGCTCTCGATCGGCGGCCTCTCGCTGGCGCCGGCCGCCGTCTTCGGCCTGTTCGTCCTCGCGGAGGCCGCGGGCGCGGTCGTCGGCGCGGTCGCCGCCCCCGCCCTCGCCTCGCGGCTCGACCGGCGCGCGGTGCTGGCCGTCGGTCTCGCCGTCGTCTCGCTGCTCCCGATGGGGCTCGTGGCGGCCCCGTCCAACGCCGGTATCGTCGCCGTCCTGTTCGCGCTGCTGGGCTGTCGGACGGCGATCGAACCGCTCCGGCCGACCGTCGGCGAGAGCGCTCGCGTCGCCCCAGTTCCCGGCCCGCGGCTCCCCGACGCGGTCGGGACGGCGGTGCAGGTCGCCGTCGTCCCCGCACCGCTGATCGGCGGCCTCCTGTACGCGGTCGATCCAATCTTCGCGTTCACTATCGCGACGACGGTCGGCCTGCTGGGCGTTCGCGAACTGGGGCGGGCGTTCGCGTTCGGACGGCCGTGA
- a CDS encoding cytochrome c oxidase subunit I yields MTRSTGRPNVDHRRLARWHLVLALVMGLWGGLDALFLRTALVTPTLGRLTAETYNAFFTTHGLTMLFLFALPAIWGVAYVAVPPLIEADDVAAPTLGAVAFWLQVPAALSIRAGTIGGILGLAGLEPVASGWTLYPPLSVLSANPAVDALLAGLALVAVGTTLTAWTLLCTILREREVRWLEVDTFTWTVLTAAVMSLLAFPVLATTVALVLADRTLATGFLLGGGGPLVWQHLFWFFAHPLVYIVVLPPMGIVSHVLPRFAGRQLFGHRSSVYSTLAIGVVSFTVWAHHMFVTGLSLPVRTVFMFTTLAVALPSSAKLCTWLVTLWGGSIRYTAPMVASLAAVGFFVVGGVTGVFLAAVPINVRYTGTYYVVAHFHLLLAGFVALALVAGVYYWFPLLTGRRLEPGLARLHVWLTVVGVAVTFGALLLVGLAQLPRRVATYPAAYAPLHQLATVGAYVIAAGQAVFLANLARSLWLGGPDPDDPWALESGPSHTREWK; encoded by the coding sequence GTGACCCGATCGACCGGTCGGCCGAACGTCGATCACCGACGGCTCGCCCGCTGGCACCTCGTGCTGGCGCTGGTGATGGGGCTGTGGGGCGGGCTCGACGCGCTGTTCCTGCGAACGGCGCTGGTCACTCCGACTCTCGGTCGGTTGACGGCCGAGACCTACAATGCCTTCTTCACGACCCACGGGCTGACGATGCTGTTCCTGTTCGCGCTGCCGGCGATCTGGGGCGTGGCCTACGTCGCCGTCCCCCCGCTGATCGAGGCCGACGACGTCGCCGCGCCGACCCTCGGCGCGGTCGCGTTCTGGCTGCAGGTCCCCGCGGCGCTGTCGATTCGGGCGGGCACGATCGGCGGCATCCTCGGCCTGGCGGGCCTCGAGCCGGTCGCCAGCGGGTGGACGCTGTATCCGCCGCTGAGCGTGCTGTCGGCGAACCCAGCCGTCGACGCCCTCCTCGCTGGACTCGCGCTGGTCGCCGTCGGGACGACGCTGACGGCGTGGACGCTCCTCTGCACGATTCTGCGCGAGCGTGAGGTCCGATGGCTCGAGGTAGACACGTTCACGTGGACGGTGCTGACCGCCGCGGTGATGTCTCTGCTGGCGTTTCCGGTGCTAGCGACGACGGTCGCGCTCGTTCTCGCGGATCGGACGCTCGCCACCGGGTTCCTCCTCGGCGGCGGCGGGCCGCTGGTCTGGCAACACCTGTTCTGGTTCTTCGCCCATCCGCTGGTGTACATCGTGGTGTTGCCCCCGATGGGAATCGTCAGCCACGTGCTGCCGCGGTTCGCCGGCCGGCAGCTGTTCGGCCACCGCTCGTCCGTCTACTCGACGCTCGCGATCGGCGTCGTCTCGTTCACCGTCTGGGCCCACCACATGTTCGTGACCGGACTGAGCCTCCCCGTGCGGACGGTCTTCATGTTCACGACGCTGGCGGTGGCGCTCCCGAGCTCCGCGAAACTCTGTACGTGGCTCGTGACGCTATGGGGCGGTTCGATCCGGTACACCGCGCCGATGGTTGCGTCCCTCGCCGCCGTCGGCTTCTTCGTCGTCGGCGGCGTCACCGGCGTCTTCCTCGCCGCCGTGCCGATCAACGTCCGCTACACCGGGACCTACTACGTCGTCGCGCACTTCCACCTGCTGCTCGCCGGCTTCGTCGCGCTCGCGCTCGTCGCCGGGGTCTACTACTGGTTCCCCCTGCTCACCGGCCGGCGCCTCGAGCCGGGGCTGGCCCGCCTGCACGTCTGGCTCACGGTCGTCGGCGTCGCGGTGACCTTCGGAGCGCTCCTGCTCGTCGGCCTCGCACAACTCCCGCGGCGCGTCGCGACCTATCCGGCGGCGTACGCGCCGCTGCACCAACTGGCGACCGTCGGCGCCTACGTGATCGCCGCCGGCCAGGCCGTCTTCCTCGCGAACCTCGCCCGGTCGCTGTGGCTCGGCGGGCCCGACCCCGACGATCCGTGGGCCCTCGAATCGGGGCCGTCGCACACACGCGAATGGAAATAA
- a CDS encoding helix-turn-helix transcriptional regulator has translation MPSHPPSDTDDSTEPISDEHAEPRPLANLTGFKRDQLFVIRMLAERNPHGLVIKDKLDCYYDEEINQGRLYQNLSELVEEGYVEKHPLDGRTNAYRPSTRANRRLEEHHEWERRCLCCESP, from the coding sequence ATGCCCAGCCACCCACCGAGCGACACCGACGACAGTACCGAACCGATCTCCGACGAGCACGCGGAGCCGCGGCCGCTGGCGAACCTGACCGGGTTCAAACGCGATCAGCTGTTCGTCATCCGAATGCTCGCCGAGCGAAACCCTCACGGACTCGTCATCAAGGACAAACTCGACTGTTACTACGACGAGGAGATCAACCAGGGCCGACTCTACCAGAACCTGAGCGAACTCGTCGAAGAGGGCTACGTCGAGAAACACCCTCTCGACGGGCGAACCAACGCCTATCGTCCGAGCACGCGCGCCAACAGGCGCCTCGAGGAACACCACGAGTGGGAGCGCCGCTGCCTCTGCTGTGAGTCCCCATGA
- a CDS encoding Glu/Leu/Phe/Val family dehydrogenase, which translates to MTAFHDTDDETTRTDPDLAAPWAYATAATRRLGVPDGIEQRLLHLRQRERISVPFEHDDGTLDVCEGYRVRHDGVRGSFLGPHRYYPALNGDDCAGLAAATTVSAAIADLPFGGAAGGVAVDPTALSRDERSRLTRSYARRIEGVDRGDDVLVPEVGTDRRTMARFADAVADDVDAPRTAAVAGKPPAIGGLREIDRAGGHGLAHVTREVLETDHDRPLSDATIAIYGTEACGVAAARLLEFRGGSVVAMSSDRVGLVAPDDGSGLDTNLVPSYLERPGALAEYDDGTVTGTENVLECDADALVLAAPATTITADNADGIRADLVVEGTVGAVTPDGQRALDERGIDVVPAVLATAGRPIAAHLEWIRTVGRDRMSDARVTNEFAYALTDAVEDVRDRRERCDLSWRAAAYSVGCSRVAAAHEVIR; encoded by the coding sequence ATGACAGCCTTTCACGACACCGACGACGAGACGACTCGAACCGATCCCGACCTCGCCGCCCCGTGGGCGTACGCGACGGCCGCGACGCGCCGTCTCGGCGTCCCCGACGGGATCGAACAGCGACTGCTCCACCTCCGCCAGCGCGAGCGGATTTCCGTGCCGTTCGAACACGACGACGGCACGCTCGACGTCTGCGAGGGGTACCGCGTCCGCCACGACGGCGTCCGCGGTTCCTTCCTCGGACCGCACCGGTACTACCCCGCGCTGAACGGGGACGACTGCGCCGGCCTCGCGGCCGCGACGACCGTCAGCGCGGCGATCGCCGACCTCCCGTTTGGCGGCGCCGCGGGCGGGGTCGCGGTCGATCCGACGGCGCTGTCCCGGGACGAACGCAGCCGCCTCACCCGATCCTACGCGCGCCGAATCGAGGGCGTCGACCGCGGCGACGACGTCCTCGTTCCGGAGGTCGGTACCGACCGGCGGACGATGGCCCGGTTCGCCGACGCCGTCGCCGACGACGTCGACGCCCCCCGAACCGCGGCCGTTGCCGGCAAACCGCCGGCCATCGGCGGCCTCCGGGAGATCGATCGAGCGGGCGGTCACGGCCTCGCGCACGTGACGCGGGAGGTCCTCGAGACCGACCACGACCGACCGCTGAGCGACGCGACGATCGCGATCTACGGCACCGAGGCCTGCGGCGTGGCGGCCGCTCGCCTGCTCGAGTTCCGGGGCGGCTCCGTCGTCGCCATGTCAAGCGACCGAGTCGGCCTCGTTGCCCCGGACGACGGCTCCGGACTCGATACCAACCTCGTGCCCAGCTATCTCGAGCGTCCGGGCGCGCTCGCCGAGTACGACGACGGCACCGTGACCGGCACCGAGAACGTCCTCGAGTGCGACGCCGACGCGTTGGTGCTCGCGGCGCCGGCGACGACGATCACCGCCGACAACGCCGACGGCATCCGCGCCGACCTCGTCGTCGAAGGGACCGTCGGCGCCGTGACGCCGGACGGACAGCGCGCCCTCGACGAGCGCGGTATCGACGTCGTCCCCGCCGTACTCGCGACCGCGGGGCGGCCGATCGCGGCCCATCTCGAGTGGATTCGGACCGTCGGCCGCGACCGAATGAGCGACGCGCGCGTGACCAACGAGTTCGCCTACGCGCTGACCGACGCGGTCGAGGACGTGCGCGACCGCCGCGAACGCTGCGATCTGAGTTGGCGGGCCGCGGCCTACAGCGTCGGTTGCTCCCGCGTCGCGGCGGCCCACGAGGTGATTCGGTGA